Proteins co-encoded in one Gemmatimonadota bacterium genomic window:
- a CDS encoding GNAT family N-acetyltransferase: MKNISLLFASLRSRFKVEDDPFQFRDPGVLADGDLRLLLRRTLPGDARQGIVPEYIFDMVRMDGLDCPDSMDRPASVMGRLSLRIGHTEHIEMYAGHVGYSVDPPFRGRRLAARSCLLILPLARAHGINPLWITCNPENTASRKTCEIIGSTLIETVPIPPSDPLYRWDTKWKCRYRVDL; encoded by the coding sequence ATGAAAAACATCAGTCTGCTGTTTGCCAGTCTCAGAAGCCGATTCAAGGTCGAGGACGACCCGTTTCAATTTCGCGATCCGGGCGTGCTCGCGGATGGCGATCTGCGGTTGCTGCTTCGCAGGACGCTGCCGGGCGACGCGCGGCAGGGCATCGTTCCCGAGTATATCTTCGATATGGTGCGGATGGACGGCCTGGACTGCCCGGACAGCATGGACCGTCCGGCCTCCGTGATGGGAAGGCTTTCTCTGCGTATCGGCCACACGGAGCATATCGAGATGTACGCGGGACACGTCGGCTACTCCGTGGATCCGCCGTTTCGCGGCCGGCGGCTAGCCGCCCGCAGTTGCCTGCTCATCCTGCCGCTCGCCCGGGCACACGGGATCAACCCGCTCTGGATCACCTGCAACCCGGAGAATACGGCGTCCAGAAAGACCTGCGAGATCATCGGTTCCACGCTGATCGAGACCGTCCCTATTCCCCCGAGCGATCCGCTTTACCGGTGGGACACGAAGTGGAAGTGCCGGTACCGGGTGGACCTGTAG
- the ahcY gene encoding adenosylhomocysteinase has protein sequence MAQEVPTTIELPDYSSLPYKVADLSEAELGHREIAIAEQEMPGLMAVREKYGREQPLKGTRIMGSLHMTIQTAVLIQTLKALGAEVRWASCNIFSTQDHAAAAIADDGVPVFAWKGESLEEYWDCTLQALTFPGETGPTQIVDDGGDATLLIHRGVEAEDDPSILDEPTDNRELQIINEVLRRQLDRNPRFWHEMSAEIRGVSEETTTGVHRLYQMMQDGKLLFPAINVNDSVTKSKFDNLYGCRESLADGLKRALDVMVAGKTVVVCGYGDVGKGCAQSMRGFGARVVITEIDPICALQAAMEGYEVTTVEDVLDQGQIFVTTTGNRDILRIEHMERMPDQAIVCNIGHFDNEIQVDALNEYPGIVKQNIKPQVDKYLFPDGHAIYLLAEGRLVNLGCATGHPSFVMSSSFTNQVIAQIDLRLHDHETGVTTLPKHLDEEVARLHLHKLGVKLTRLFRNQADYIGVPIEGPYKPDHYRY, from the coding sequence ATGGCGCAGGAAGTGCCGACCACCATAGAGTTGCCCGACTATTCCAGCCTGCCTTACAAAGTGGCCGACCTGTCCGAGGCGGAACTGGGTCACCGCGAAATCGCCATCGCCGAGCAGGAAATGCCCGGACTGATGGCCGTCCGCGAGAAGTACGGCCGCGAACAGCCCCTCAAGGGCACGCGCATCATGGGATCCCTCCACATGACGATCCAGACCGCCGTGCTCATCCAGACGCTCAAGGCCCTGGGCGCCGAGGTGCGGTGGGCTTCCTGCAACATCTTCTCCACCCAGGACCACGCGGCGGCCGCCATCGCGGACGACGGTGTTCCCGTCTTCGCCTGGAAGGGGGAAAGCCTGGAAGAGTACTGGGACTGCACGCTGCAGGCGCTGACCTTTCCCGGCGAAACCGGCCCCACGCAGATCGTGGACGACGGCGGGGACGCCACGCTCCTCATTCACCGGGGCGTGGAAGCCGAAGACGACCCCTCGATCCTGGACGAACCCACCGACAACCGGGAACTTCAGATCATCAACGAAGTGCTCAGGCGGCAACTGGACAGAAACCCGCGGTTCTGGCATGAAATGAGCGCCGAGATACGCGGCGTTTCCGAAGAGACGACCACCGGCGTCCATAGACTCTACCAGATGATGCAGGACGGCAAGCTCCTGTTCCCGGCCATCAACGTCAACGACTCGGTGACCAAGTCCAAGTTCGACAACCTGTACGGCTGCCGCGAATCGCTCGCGGACGGCCTCAAGCGCGCCCTGGACGTCATGGTCGCCGGGAAGACGGTCGTCGTCTGCGGATACGGCGACGTGGGCAAGGGCTGCGCCCAGTCGATGCGGGGCTTCGGCGCCCGCGTGGTGATTACGGAGATCGATCCCATCTGCGCGCTCCAGGCCGCGATGGAAGGCTATGAGGTGACCACGGTCGAAGACGTGCTGGACCAGGGCCAGATCTTCGTTACCACGACCGGAAACCGGGACATCCTCCGCATCGAACACATGGAACGCATGCCGGACCAGGCCATCGTCTGCAACATCGGCCATTTCGACAACGAGATCCAGGTGGACGCGCTGAACGAATACCCCGGCATCGTGAAGCAGAACATCAAGCCCCAGGTGGACAAGTACCTCTTTCCCGACGGCCACGCCATCTACCTGCTCGCCGAGGGAAGGCTGGTCAACCTGGGATGCGCCACGGGCCACCCCTCATTCGTCATGTCCAGTTCCTTTACCAACCAGGTGATCGCGCAAATCGACCTGCGGCTCCATGATCACGAGACCGGGGTTACGACCCTGCCGAAACACCTGGACGAGGAGGTGGCCAGGCTGCACCTGCACAAGCTGGGCGTGAAGCTGACCCGGCTGTTCCGGAACCAGGCGGATTATATCGGTGTTCCCATCGAAGGGCCCTACAAACCCGATCACTATCGATACTGA
- a CDS encoding Nramp family divalent metal transporter: protein MSQVSDPYALLPEHVRKPPADRWSTIKQLGPGLLLTGSIVGSGELIATTRLGAEVGFVVLWLILLSCAVKVPVQSELGRHAIATGQTTFVAFNQVPGPRFRVTWLVWASLLLLLWSTMQVGGIFGTMSLSLDLIFPVFGNTSWLIILTLVGMGLGLVGQYMTLERITTILVALFTFTTLASALLLFWTPYAVSPQALLNGLRFALPPDGAVTAFAVFGITGVGASELLLYPYWCVEKGYARAAGPRDDSAAWRERALGWISVMKKDVWLCMVIYTLATLAFFFLGASVLHAQGLVPEGFGTVQILSGMYTETLGNWAFYLFGVGAFVVLFSTYFVTIVGQSRMLADALSVLGFITYARPNDRQRVVRVIGVLLPLVYLVLYVLWSAPVTMVIIGGLMQTILLPAIGWAALYFSRTTARAAGVPPSRPLLAALTAATIVMAAFAVYAVWVRF from the coding sequence ATGTCCCAAGTTTCAGACCCCTACGCGCTGCTTCCCGAACATGTAAGAAAACCGCCCGCCGACCGCTGGTCGACGATCAAGCAGCTGGGGCCGGGCCTGCTGTTGACCGGTTCCATCGTGGGTTCCGGCGAGCTCATCGCCACCACGCGCCTCGGGGCCGAGGTCGGTTTCGTCGTGCTCTGGTTGATTCTCCTGAGCTGCGCGGTCAAGGTGCCGGTGCAAAGCGAACTCGGCCGGCACGCCATCGCCACGGGCCAAACCACCTTCGTGGCCTTCAACCAGGTGCCAGGACCGCGGTTCCGGGTAACCTGGCTCGTGTGGGCGAGCCTGCTGCTCCTGCTCTGGAGCACCATGCAGGTGGGCGGCATTTTTGGAACGATGAGCCTGTCGCTGGACCTGATCTTCCCGGTCTTCGGGAACACTTCGTGGCTGATCATACTCACGCTGGTCGGCATGGGGCTCGGCCTCGTGGGGCAGTACATGACGCTGGAACGGATTACCACCATCCTGGTGGCCCTGTTCACCTTCACCACGCTGGCCAGTGCGCTACTCCTGTTCTGGACTCCCTACGCAGTTTCTCCCCAGGCACTCCTGAACGGGTTGCGGTTCGCCCTCCCGCCGGACGGCGCCGTGACGGCTTTTGCCGTCTTCGGCATCACCGGCGTGGGCGCTTCCGAACTGTTGCTTTACCCATACTGGTGCGTGGAAAAAGGTTACGCCCGGGCGGCGGGACCCCGAGATGACAGCGCGGCCTGGCGTGAACGCGCCCTGGGATGGATCAGCGTGATGAAAAAGGACGTATGGCTGTGCATGGTCATCTACACGCTGGCGACGCTCGCCTTCTTCTTCCTGGGCGCGTCCGTGCTCCATGCCCAGGGACTCGTGCCGGAGGGGTTCGGCACCGTGCAGATCCTTTCCGGCATGTACACCGAAACGCTGGGCAACTGGGCGTTCTACCTGTTCGGCGTGGGCGCCTTCGTGGTCCTTTTTTCTACATACTTCGTGACCATCGTGGGCCAGTCGCGCATGCTGGCGGACGCCCTTTCGGTACTCGGTTTCATCACCTACGCGCGGCCCAACGACAGACAGCGCGTCGTGCGGGTGATCGGCGTCCTGCTGCCCCTGGTATACCTCGTCCTCTACGTCCTGTGGTCCGCACCGGTCACGATGGTGATCATCGGTGGACTGATGCAGACGATCCTGCTGCCGGCCATCGGATGGGCGGCGCTCTACTTCAGCCGGACCACGGCAAGGGCAGCGGGCGTCCCGCCGTCCAGGCCCCTGCTGGCCGCGCTGACGGCCGCCACCATCGTGATGGCCGCTTTCGCCGTGTACGCCGTTTGGGTAAGGTTCTAG
- a CDS encoding hydantoinase B/oxoprolinase family protein, producing MNNHPSRDAAPMSFSIGIDVGGTFTDFVVAEGDSAPRYFKTASTPHAPSDAVMNGLRDIGAAYGLPAAELLSRTRLFIHGTTVATNTLLERKGARVGLITTEGFRDLLALREGLKEDRYNLRMTPVEPLVPRPLRRTLKERIRADSAVEAPVDSGALDEILDELVRAGVESVAVCLIFSYLNPAHERLVGERIRRRYPDLYLSLSSEILPQIKEYDRLSTTAVNAYVGPVYARYLRRMQEETSRLGLERDVLTMTSNGGVTPLDVAAQQAVQAILSGPAGGVSGAVAYGRLIGETDLIGFDMGGTSTDISVIEAGDPQISGEHYEGGWKIAVPMIDLHTLGAGGGSIARVDDGGTLHVGPRSAGADPGPACYGRGGDQPTVTDANLVLGYLDSKNFLGGRTPLYPDLSEEAMETYVAEPLGLSLEEAALGVLDVVTTAMAEGIRLLTVRRGGDPRNFSLLAFGGAAGLHVGKVARKTGIGRVYLPSAAPVLSAYGMLASDLRYDFAQSFTASLDVVDLDEVRRLTDHMADQGIAQLRKQELRDEDISIRFTADMRYLDQIYEVNVNIPDLSQDDGAIRRSWAALFHDRYRTLYSYHQLDQEIRLVTLRATVTGKLPSVTLPEKEETGSTADARKGTRRIYTGTWTEADVFAADALAPGTVIDGPAIVESDFTTVLVEEGDRLEVDSHGGLVLIVSSATPDAASVRSDPITHSVVAHRLESIAREMADVMIRTSMSQILNSSRDFSTAILDARGQLVAQGEGIPVHISALPPSVEAVCEYFGDDINEGDLFILNDPYFGGSHLPDITAIYPVFRNGTLLFFAVNRAHHSDIGGGTHGGYNPSASELYHEGLRIPPVRLYESGRPREDLLHMLAVNVRHAENFSGDLHAQIGSVQIAARRLQVLLDDYGADGLMTSVEAILDSAERRIRQLIEGWPDGVYRGETLLDDDGFDAEAIPIRAKVTVQDDTMTIDLSDSSPQVTGFINSAYANTRSLAHVAIMYMAPSDVPKNEGSMRPVKVIAPRGLIVNPNPPAPVCMSTNHCGEEIVEAVFKALAPVAPDAVNAGFSRRLRFAITGSNPRTGNRFIWHFFFGRGGGGASRGYDGWSCVGEVNVAGAIRSPSVEITEERFPFKIVRNDLRPGSGGDGTWRGGLGAVFEMVYEGDEPAKLNMAGDGVVNPPFGLFGGESGLPHRYMVVSNGRERMLKSKETEVPILPGDRIVALSAGGGGYGPPRSRDTSSRARDRDSGLA from the coding sequence ATGAACAACCACCCGTCCAGGGACGCCGCTCCAATGTCCTTCTCCATCGGCATAGACGTCGGTGGAACGTTCACGGATTTCGTGGTGGCGGAAGGCGATTCCGCGCCCCGTTACTTCAAGACGGCGTCGACCCCCCACGCACCTTCCGATGCTGTGATGAACGGACTCCGGGACATCGGGGCGGCCTATGGTCTTCCCGCCGCCGAGCTGCTGTCCCGAACCCGCCTGTTCATCCATGGCACCACCGTCGCCACCAACACGCTCCTGGAACGCAAGGGCGCCCGGGTCGGCCTGATCACCACCGAGGGCTTCCGGGACCTGCTGGCGCTGCGGGAAGGCCTGAAAGAAGACCGGTACAATCTCCGGATGACGCCCGTCGAACCGCTGGTTCCCCGGCCGCTGCGGCGCACGCTCAAAGAACGTATCCGCGCCGACAGCGCCGTCGAGGCGCCCGTGGATTCCGGAGCACTCGACGAGATTCTGGACGAACTCGTGCGGGCCGGCGTGGAATCGGTGGCGGTCTGTCTCATTTTCTCCTACCTCAACCCGGCGCATGAACGGCTGGTGGGTGAACGCATCCGCCGCCGCTATCCCGATCTGTACCTCTCGCTCTCCTCGGAGATCCTGCCTCAGATCAAGGAATACGACCGCCTGAGCACCACGGCCGTCAACGCCTACGTAGGACCGGTCTACGCCCGGTATCTCAGGCGGATGCAGGAGGAGACCTCGCGCCTGGGCCTAGAGCGTGATGTACTGACCATGACGTCCAACGGAGGGGTGACTCCCCTGGACGTCGCGGCGCAGCAGGCCGTTCAGGCCATTCTCTCCGGCCCGGCCGGAGGCGTCAGCGGAGCCGTGGCCTACGGCCGCCTGATCGGCGAGACCGATCTCATCGGATTCGACATGGGCGGGACAAGTACGGACATCTCGGTGATCGAAGCCGGCGATCCGCAGATTTCCGGGGAACATTACGAAGGGGGATGGAAGATCGCCGTGCCGATGATCGATCTCCACACGCTGGGGGCGGGCGGTGGCAGCATCGCGCGGGTGGATGACGGGGGAACCCTCCACGTCGGCCCCCGGAGCGCGGGCGCCGACCCGGGACCGGCCTGTTACGGACGGGGCGGCGATCAGCCCACGGTTACTGACGCCAACCTGGTCCTCGGGTATCTCGATTCGAAGAATTTCCTGGGCGGAAGGACGCCCTTGTACCCGGATCTGTCCGAAGAGGCCATGGAGACATACGTTGCGGAACCCCTGGGCCTAAGTCTGGAGGAAGCCGCGCTTGGCGTGCTTGACGTCGTGACCACGGCCATGGCCGAGGGCATACGGCTGCTGACCGTGCGGCGCGGCGGAGATCCCCGCAACTTCTCCCTGCTCGCCTTCGGCGGCGCGGCGGGGCTCCACGTGGGCAAAGTCGCCCGCAAGACGGGCATCGGCAGGGTCTACCTTCCTTCGGCGGCTCCGGTGCTGTCGGCGTACGGCATGCTGGCTTCCGACCTCAGGTACGATTTCGCCCAGTCGTTCACGGCCAGTCTGGATGTCGTCGACCTCGACGAAGTAAGACGGCTGACGGACCACATGGCGGACCAGGGCATCGCACAACTGAGGAAACAGGAGCTGAGGGACGAAGATATCTCCATCCGGTTCACGGCCGACATGCGGTACCTCGACCAGATTTACGAAGTGAACGTGAACATCCCGGATCTGTCCCAGGACGACGGGGCTATTCGCCGGTCCTGGGCGGCCCTGTTTCACGACCGGTACCGGACCCTCTATTCCTACCACCAGCTCGACCAGGAGATCCGCCTGGTCACGCTGCGCGCCACGGTAACGGGGAAGTTACCGTCCGTTACCCTGCCGGAGAAAGAGGAGACCGGTTCGACCGCGGATGCCCGCAAAGGCACACGCCGCATTTACACGGGTACCTGGACCGAGGCCGACGTTTTCGCCGCCGATGCGCTGGCGCCGGGTACCGTGATCGACGGCCCGGCCATCGTCGAATCCGACTTCACGACCGTACTCGTGGAAGAGGGCGACCGCCTCGAGGTTGACTCCCACGGCGGCCTGGTACTGATCGTGTCGTCCGCCACGCCGGATGCGGCATCGGTCAGGTCGGATCCAATTACGCACTCGGTGGTGGCGCACCGTCTGGAGTCGATCGCCCGCGAGATGGCGGACGTCATGATCCGCACCTCCATGTCGCAGATCCTGAATTCCAGCCGGGATTTCTCCACCGCGATCCTCGACGCGAGAGGACAACTGGTGGCGCAGGGAGAGGGTATTCCCGTGCACATCAGCGCCCTGCCCCCGTCCGTCGAAGCGGTATGCGAATACTTCGGAGACGACATCAACGAGGGTGATCTGTTCATCCTGAACGACCCCTACTTCGGCGGAAGCCACCTTCCGGACATCACGGCGATCTACCCCGTCTTCCGCAACGGGACCCTGCTGTTTTTCGCGGTAAACCGGGCTCATCACAGCGACATCGGCGGGGGAACCCACGGCGGTTACAATCCCTCGGCCAGCGAACTGTACCACGAGGGCCTGCGGATTCCGCCCGTCAGGCTGTATGAATCCGGGCGGCCGCGGGAAGACCTGCTGCACATGCTGGCGGTCAACGTGCGTCACGCGGAGAACTTCTCCGGCGACCTGCATGCCCAGATCGGATCGGTGCAGATCGCCGCCCGCCGCCTGCAGGTGCTCCTCGACGATTACGGCGCAGACGGCCTGATGACCTCCGTGGAAGCCATCCTGGACAGCGCGGAACGGCGCATCCGGCAACTCATCGAGGGCTGGCCGGACGGCGTGTATCGAGGGGAAACACTGCTCGACGACGACGGTTTCGATGCCGAGGCGATCCCCATCCGCGCAAAGGTCACCGTACAGGACGACACCATGACCATCGACCTGAGCGATTCGAGTCCCCAGGTCACGGGCTTCATCAACAGCGCCTATGCCAATACCCGTTCCCTCGCCCACGTCGCCATCATGTACATGGCGCCGTCCGACGTGCCCAAGAACGAGGGCTCCATGCGGCCGGTGAAGGTGATCGCGCCCCGGGGCCTGATCGTGAACCCGAACCCCCCAGCGCCGGTCTGCATGAGTACCAACCACTGCGGGGAAGAGATCGTGGAGGCGGTGTTCAAGGCGCTGGCCCCGGTGGCGCCGGATGCCGTGAACGCGGGATTCTCCCGCCGGCTTCGTTTCGCGATCACCGGAAGCAATCCGCGCACGGGCAACCGATTCATATGGCACTTTTTCTTCGGCCGGGGCGGCGGCGGGGCATCCCGGGGTTACGACGGCTGGTCCTGCGTGGGCGAGGTCAACGTGGCCGGGGCGATCCGGAGTCCCAGCGTGGAGATCACCGAAGAGCGCTTCCCCTTCAAGATCGTCCGGAACGACCTGCGGCCCGGGTCAGGCGGGGACGGCACGTGGCGAGGCGGACTGGGCGCGGTCTTCGAGATGGTTTACGAGGGGGACGAGCCGGCGAAGCTGAACATGGCTGGAGACGGCGTGGTCAATCCGCCCTTCGGACTGTTCGGCGGCGAATCGGGCCTGCCGCACCGCTACATGGTGGTATCCAACGGCAGGGAGAGGATGCTCAAGTCCAAGGAAACCGAGGTGCCGATTCTGCCCGGAGACCGCATCGTCGCCCTCTCCGCCGGCGGAGGAGGATACGGACCGCCCCGGTCGCGGGATACGTCCAGCCGCGCCCGCGACCGGGATTCCGGCCTGGCCTGA
- a CDS encoding carbonic anhydrase → MNPDRIFEKNTHWIKRKLSADPGYLERLSGPQRPGILYIGCSDSRVMPEAFMGAGPGEVFVHRNVGNLISSADPNTRSAVIYGVEHLKVGHIVVCGHYDCGAAKAVLGSDDLGPLEPWLQNLRTVRQRHETELESIPDQTDRCDRMVEFNVHAQCANILAFPEARKSIEETGLQVHGWVFDLRSGLIKDLAVSSRRG, encoded by the coding sequence ATGAATCCAGACCGCATTTTCGAAAAAAACACCCATTGGATCAAGAGAAAACTGAGCGCCGACCCCGGCTACCTCGAGCGGCTGTCGGGGCCGCAGCGGCCCGGCATACTCTATATCGGATGTTCGGACAGCCGGGTGATGCCCGAGGCCTTCATGGGGGCCGGACCGGGTGAGGTTTTCGTACACCGCAACGTGGGCAACCTGATATCTTCCGCTGACCCGAATACCCGGTCCGCCGTCATCTACGGCGTCGAGCATTTGAAAGTCGGGCATATCGTGGTATGCGGACACTACGACTGCGGGGCCGCCAAGGCGGTGCTGGGGTCGGACGACCTCGGCCCGCTCGAGCCCTGGCTGCAGAACCTGAGAACGGTCCGGCAACGCCACGAAACCGAACTGGAATCCATCCCGGATCAAACGGACCGGTGCGACCGCATGGTCGAGTTCAATGTCCACGCCCAGTGCGCGAACATCCTGGCGTTTCCGGAAGCACGGAAGTCGATAGAAGAGACCGGACTGCAAGTGCACGGCTGGGTTTTCGACCTGCGCAGCGGCCTGATTAAAGACCTGGCCGTCTCATCGCGTCGTGGATGA
- a CDS encoding D-aminoacylase yields MAWSRRTFLRSTGLAGAGAAVGGLSAVLDGCAVAQHYDVIITGGTVIDGTGAPPVIADVAIAGDRIVKIGPVRGTGTTTVDASGKIVCPGFIDIHSHTDLSLLVNPRAESKIRQGVTTEVAGQDGSSLAPLTEDRLKSLQEGYGRRYGVDIEWTDFTGLFNTLEQQGIGVNFMSLAGQGTIRGYVVGNENVPAGARQIDSMKALVDQAMSEGAWGLSSGLEYTPGSFADEDEIAELCRVAAGYNGFYATHMRNEDDYLIEAVSEAISTAGKAEISLQIAHFKASGRRNLEKVSVAFDMIEQAVDEGMEITLDRYPYIAYATTLQNLFPTRFRSGGAEAFVARLQAPDSLPLMKRAAIEKVDMLGDWSAVMITSVARAENQDYVGRRVSEIVADSGQDPFEFVRELLIAENGSVGMVGFGMSEEEIRSVLTHPLVMVASDGGAAADYGPLSETTPHPRFYGTFPRVLGKYCRDDRLFDLPVAVHKMTGMPARRLGLSDRGTIDVGLVADLVVFDPETVIDRADFMNPHQYAQGIDCVLVNGSVAVEKGEHTGALAGRVLRKQTGAA; encoded by the coding sequence ATGGCATGGTCGAGACGTACCTTTCTCAGGAGTACCGGACTGGCGGGCGCCGGCGCGGCCGTCGGCGGGCTGTCCGCGGTGCTGGACGGCTGCGCTGTCGCCCAGCACTACGACGTCATCATCACAGGGGGAACGGTGATAGACGGCACGGGCGCGCCACCCGTAATCGCGGACGTCGCGATCGCGGGAGACCGTATCGTGAAAATCGGTCCGGTCAGGGGTACCGGAACAACGACGGTCGATGCATCGGGAAAGATCGTCTGCCCGGGATTCATCGACATACATTCCCACACCGATCTTTCCCTGCTGGTGAACCCCAGGGCCGAAAGCAAGATCCGGCAGGGCGTGACCACGGAGGTGGCCGGACAGGACGGCTCGTCGCTGGCGCCTCTGACGGAAGACCGGCTGAAGTCGCTGCAGGAGGGTTACGGACGCAGATACGGCGTGGACATCGAATGGACGGATTTCACCGGCCTGTTCAACACCCTGGAGCAGCAGGGCATCGGGGTCAATTTCATGTCCCTGGCGGGACAGGGCACCATTCGCGGATATGTCGTGGGGAACGAAAACGTACCGGCCGGCGCGCGGCAGATCGACTCGATGAAGGCCCTCGTGGACCAGGCCATGTCAGAGGGGGCCTGGGGACTTTCATCCGGGCTTGAATACACGCCGGGAAGTTTCGCCGACGAGGATGAAATCGCCGAACTCTGCCGCGTGGCGGCGGGGTACAACGGGTTCTACGCCACCCACATGCGAAACGAGGATGATTACCTCATAGAAGCCGTAAGCGAGGCGATCAGTACCGCCGGAAAAGCCGAAATCTCCCTTCAGATCGCCCATTTCAAAGCGTCCGGCAGACGGAACCTGGAAAAAGTCTCCGTGGCTTTCGACATGATCGAGCAGGCGGTCGACGAGGGCATGGAAATCACCCTGGACCGATACCCCTACATCGCCTACGCGACGACACTGCAGAACCTGTTTCCCACCCGTTTTCGCTCAGGCGGGGCCGAAGCGTTCGTGGCCCGGCTGCAGGCGCCGGACTCGCTGCCTCTGATGAAACGGGCGGCCATTGAGAAAGTCGACATGCTGGGAGACTGGAGCGCCGTGATGATCACTTCGGTCGCCAGGGCGGAAAACCAGGATTACGTGGGCCGGCGCGTTTCGGAGATCGTGGCGGACAGCGGGCAGGACCCCTTCGAGTTCGTCCGGGAGCTGCTCATAGCGGAGAACGGGAGCGTGGGCATGGTAGGATTCGGCATGAGCGAGGAGGAGATCCGTTCGGTGCTGACCCATCCGCTCGTCATGGTGGCCTCGGACGGCGGGGCCGCGGCCGATTACGGCCCGTTGAGCGAAACCACGCCCCATCCCCGGTTCTATGGCACCTTTCCCAGGGTACTCGGCAAGTACTGCCGCGACGACAGGTTGTTCGATCTGCCTGTCGCAGTGCACAAGATGACCGGCATGCCCGCCCGGAGACTGGGACTTTCAGACAGGGGTACGATCGACGTGGGTCTGGTCGCCGATCTCGTGGTATTTGATCCCGAGACCGTCATCGACCGGGCGGACTTCATGAATCCCCATCAGTACGCACAGGGCATCGACTGCGTCCTGGTCAACGGCTCTGTCGCCGTGGAGAAGGGCGAACACACCGGCGCGCTGGCCGGCAGGGTGTTGCGGAAGCAGACGGGGGCCGCCTGA